The Flavobacterium johnsoniae genomic sequence ATCTATTTCGTCACTATATCCATCTTGATTGTTTTTACACGAAAATAAGATTCCACTGAAAATAATCAAAATCAAGATTATCGTTCCTTTTAATGCTTTCATAATAATTCACTTTTCGGTTTATAAATTGTCTGACTTTCACAATTGCTAAGTAACTATTTATAAAACCGTTAAGGTTATAGCATTTTCAGTATTTTTTATATAAAAAAGATATTACAATCTTTTAAAAATTAGAAAATTAAAAAAGGGAAGATTGCGTAAAATCTTCCCTTTCTGTATATGATATTCTTTGTAAAATTAAAAAGTAACCAATTTTACTCCTAAAGTAAACCATCTTGAAGGCAAAGGCACAGCTCCAACTTCATAATAAGTCGCATTAAATATATTTTGAGCATCTAAGAAAATTGTAAACTTATGAATGTTCTGACTTACTCTAAAATCATTTACCCAATAAGAAGGTCCCGTAATTCTTTCGTTAAAACGTGTTGCAAATAAAATAGAGAAATCTTTAAACTGATAATCTATTGTGTTTGTAACTTGGTGTTTTAGAGAAGAAATAGCATATTTTGAATAGATTTCTGTACGAGCACTTTTGAATTCTGAATCTAAATACGTGTATCCTAAAAGTATATTTAATCTCGAATCTTTGGAGAAATCGAATCTGTAAGTTCCACGCAAATTAATTCCGTTTGTGTTTAAATCTCCAGTGTTTTGACTTTGCCAAGGTTGCGTTGTTGCATTACGCATCCAATCGATATAATTATCAATTTTTCTGTAGAAATAATTCGCATTCAAACTCAACGCTTTTTTATTGTATTTAAATCCGATTTCGCTTTGAAAAGCATTTTCAGAATCTAAATCGACGTTTCCGATATTTCCAGTTTGTTTCAAATATAAATCTGTAAAAGATGGAATTCTCTGGCTTGTTCCAACATTTCCGATAATTTTAAAAGCATCTGTAATAGCATAACTTGCGTCAATTCCTGGATAAATCTGCCACTTATAATCTGAATTATAATTCAAATAAGTTCCTAAATTAACATCTAATTTTTCGAAGAAACTTGTTCTGTATTCTGCGTATAAACCAACGTTATCGCGATCGTGATCTCCAATATTAGAAGAATGAATATTTTCATTTCTAAATTCAGCTCCAAAACCAATTTCTCCTTTAGACAATTTTACAGTCGAATTCAATTCTGCTGCGATCGAATTGGTATAATGCTGGCTTCTTCCAACTGCTAAATTGGAGTTTCCTAAATAACGGTAATCGTCGTAATTGTATCTGTAAGTAACTCTCGGCATAATTTTCCAACTATCTGTAATAGAATGTTTAGACTGAATATTAGCAAAAGTAGTTTGTACAATTTCTGTAGAATTTCTATCGCCAGGCGCAGCGTAAAATCCGTTGGCACCAAATCCGTTGTTGATGTAACCCGCAGAAGCTAAAATTTCATTAGAATCGTTGATTTGAACATTTCCTTGATAGAAAATTTTATTGTTTTCGAATGCCGTATTGTAGCGGTATCCGTTGCTTTTATCGTGCGAAGCAAAAATTAAATGCTGTTGTTTTTCTTTTCCTAAAACAGCTCCCGCCTGAACGCCCGTTCCGTAAAAAGTATCTCCCGTATCTTGCGTATCTTTTTCGAAATTAGAACCTGCATAAGTGCTTACTAAAAATCCTGAATCTGTTGGTTTTTTAGTTATAATATTAATTGCTCCTGTTAAACTGTTAATTCCGTACGTTCTTGCAGCCGGTCCGCGAACAATCTCAATTCTTTCAATAACTTCAACCGGAAGAGGCAAGTTTAACATATTATGAGCTGTTTGCGAATCGATTACTTTTGCTCCATTTAGCAGAACAACTGTTTGCTCAAAACTTCCGCCATCAACGCTAATATCGGCTTGAGTTCCAAATGGCCCACGTTGTCTAATATCTACTCCGTTAGCATATTGTAAAACTTCTTGAAGTGTTCTTCCTGGCAGTTTTTTAATGGTTTCGCTCGAGATGACATACACATTTCTGTTTTGTTTAGAAATTGGTGTACTGAAACGGTTTTCATTAATTACAACCTCGTCCATTTGATTGATGGAATCTTTTTTGGTCTGTGCGTAAAAATTGGTACAAATTACTGTAAAAACAGCAAAATAGATTTTTTTCATTTTGGTTTACTATTTTTTTTGGCAAAAGTACTACCTTGCCGTACTAACAAAGTATACCAGTTTTATAATTATGGATAGTCCGGTTGAAATTCCTTTTAGAAGTTTTATTCATTTAAAACCAGAACAAAATACGGCAATTTATCTACAGATTGTTTTTGAATTTATTAAAGCCATCCAAACCGGATTTCTTCCCGAAGGAACAAAACTTCCCGGCACGCGAATATTGTGTAAAGTATTAGACGTCAATCGAAATACTTTAATTAAAGCTTTTCAGGATTTAGAATCGCAAGGTTGGATTGAAACGCTTCCGAATAAAGGGACTTTTATTTTATCCCAGCAAAAAAGTAAAGCAGAATTTCCTGTTTCAAAAGAACAAAATACATCCGAAACCAATACTGGCTTTAACTTTCAAAAATCGACTATTTTAGAAAATCCAATTGAAACGAGCAATTTGCCTTATCAATTTAATGACGGAATGCCCGATTGGAGATTGGTTCAAACCGATGTTTTGGCAAGATTGTATGTTTCTAAATTAAAAAGAAGAAAAAGTTCTAAAACCTACGAACAGATTCAGCTTCGTTCGCATTCTAATTTTAAAACGCATTTTTCTAATTATCTGAACCTTACACGCGGGATTCGTATTTCGACTTCAAATTTACTCACAACGAGCAGTCACGAAATCAGTTTGTATCTGGTTACAAAAGTACTTATTAATCAAGGCGATAAAGTCGCTGTAGCTTCTCCAGGTTATTATATGTCAAATATGACGTTAACAAATACTGGTGCGCAAATTATTCCGATTCAGGTAAATGAAGACGGAATTGATACCAAACAATTGAAAGAAATCTGCGAAACCTCAGAAATCAGAGTTTTATATCTTACTTCAAATTATCATTATCCAACAACCATTTCGCTTAGCGCTAAAAAAAGAATGGAAATTTTAGAATTGGCGAATCAATACGGATTTATTATTCTAGAAGATGATTACGATTTTGATTTTCATTATGATAATAATCCTGTTTTGCCTTTGGCTGCTTTTGATTCGAATCAGAAAGTAGTTTATATTGGATCTTTTGGAAAATCGCTTCCATCGGGATTTAGTTATGGTTTTGTTGCCGCTCCTTCTGAATTTATTAAGGAATTAGAAA encodes the following:
- a CDS encoding PLP-dependent aminotransferase family protein, with the protein product MDSPVEIPFRSFIHLKPEQNTAIYLQIVFEFIKAIQTGFLPEGTKLPGTRILCKVLDVNRNTLIKAFQDLESQGWIETLPNKGTFILSQQKSKAEFPVSKEQNTSETNTGFNFQKSTILENPIETSNLPYQFNDGMPDWRLVQTDVLARLYVSKLKRRKSSKTYEQIQLRSHSNFKTHFSNYLNLTRGIRISTSNLLTTSSHEISLYLVTKVLINQGDKVAVASPGYYMSNMTLTNTGAQIIPIQVNEDGIDTKQLKEICETSEIRVLYLTSNYHYPTTISLSAKKRMEILELANQYGFIILEDDYDFDFHYDNNPVLPLAAFDSNQKVVYIGSFGKSLPSGFSYGFVAAPSEFIKELEKHQNILEPSIDVLKEQVLTEWITEGEVHRLSKKNKKIYKERRDHFASLLNEKLKGKIKFKIPPRGLAIWVEWLDNFNLIQFQKECANHDLFLPKTILYQTKNLTATRLGFGHLEKEEMEKAVSILSKCLEIVLRK
- a CDS encoding TonB-dependent receptor plug domain-containing protein, giving the protein MKKIYFAVFTVICTNFYAQTKKDSINQMDEVVINENRFSTPISKQNRNVYVISSETIKKLPGRTLQEVLQYANGVDIRQRGPFGTQADISVDGGSFEQTVVLLNGAKVIDSQTAHNMLNLPLPVEVIERIEIVRGPAARTYGINSLTGAINIITKKPTDSGFLVSTYAGSNFEKDTQDTGDTFYGTGVQAGAVLGKEKQQHLIFASHDKSNGYRYNTAFENNKIFYQGNVQINDSNEILASAGYINNGFGANGFYAAPGDRNSTEIVQTTFANIQSKHSITDSWKIMPRVTYRYNYDDYRYLGNSNLAVGRSQHYTNSIAAELNSTVKLSKGEIGFGAEFRNENIHSSNIGDHDRDNVGLYAEYRTSFFEKLDVNLGTYLNYNSDYKWQIYPGIDASYAITDAFKIIGNVGTSQRIPSFTDLYLKQTGNIGNVDLDSENAFQSEIGFKYNKKALSLNANYFYRKIDNYIDWMRNATTQPWQSQNTGDLNTNGINLRGTYRFDFSKDSRLNILLGYTYLDSEFKSARTEIYSKYAISSLKHQVTNTIDYQFKDFSILFATRFNERITGPSYWVNDFRVSQNIHKFTIFLDAQNIFNATYYEVGAVPLPSRWFTLGVKLVTF